Proteins co-encoded in one Zootoca vivipara chromosome 3, rZooViv1.1, whole genome shotgun sequence genomic window:
- the MRPS10 gene encoding small ribosomal subunit protein uS10m, whose amino-acid sequence MAVGSCGGKGRMAARRGMSFLCRLWKGPEACLLTRRVPLKQCSFLHTNHLMWFQFSGVHTNIQQPKEKSLVSVSDEPDVLYKRLAVLVKGHDRMVLDSYEYFMVLAAKELGISIEKVEEPPRKIERFTLLKSVHIYKKHRVQYEMRTHYRHVELKHLTGSTANVYLEYIQRNLPEGVAMEVKKTRLERLPEHIQRPVWDTLPQVEESTSKS is encoded by the exons ATGGCCGTAGGAAGTTGCGGGGGGAAGGGCAGGATGGCGGCGCGGAGGGGAATGAGCTTCTTGTGCCGGCTGTGGAAG GGACCAGAGGCTTGCCTTTTAACAAGAAGAGTTCCACTTAAGCAATGTAGCTTTCTTCA cACCAATCACTTGATGTGGTTTCAGTTTTCAGGCGTGCACACCAATATTCAGCAGCCCAAGGAAAAGTCCCTG GTATCTGTTTCAGATGAACCAGACGTGCTATATAAGAGACTGGCTGTTTTGGTGAAGGGTCATGACAGAATGGTGTTGGACAGTTATGAGTATTTCATGGTGCTTGCAGCTAAAGAACTTGGTATCTCCATAGAAAAAGT AGAAGAGCCTCCAAGGAAGATAGAACGATTCACACTTCTAAAATCAGTGCACATATACAAGAAACACAGAGTTCAGTATGAAATGAGGACGCATTACCGCCACGTGGAG TTAAAGCATTTAACCGGCAGCACAGCCAATGTTTACTTGGAATACATTCAACGAAACCTACCTGAAGGGGTTGCTATGGAAGTAAAAAAG ACAAGACTAGAAAGACTTCCTGAACATATCCAGAGACCTGTCTGGGACACACTGCCTCAAGTAGAAGAATCAACAAGTAAATCCTAA